From the genome of Mycobacterium dioxanotrophicus, one region includes:
- a CDS encoding sugar ABC transporter substrate-binding protein — MTSDERRAIDSVLDRLDTYGLGRRQFVKLLAGSAAALTAAGALTAVGRRDAARGDAVAYTDGQFALLNWSATGDYQVQWAKAFQDAASQLGYKSVVLDGKSDAAVQSNQFNQLLTQKTTAIFVGLNDPGALPTLAHDANDGGVLFQAAWNSPAWYTPWHSDADGDKYNTFLMPDEYIAVGKAVDVLARKIGEEGTIVRVGGYYPSIDGCEVQRRLAVHDTLKKYPKIRFAGELHAKYDADLSQRAAATLLARYPDTVGIVAVNDDAATGVVAGIEAAGKVPGKDVFVVGANGSTAGIDRIVAGKQLVTTGNVPAYPSFFTLAQFHDRLRGWKPEPAERFYGWHAEIITAENVQAFKSRYVDGPIAQSFDVKLLSRTEHPADFDLQFDGYPVEDLESIWPGVPKPKGFQYPESYLQARRNGDFDRVRALYNAHYRTPVLGPSPYQKV; from the coding sequence ATGACCTCCGATGAGCGACGCGCCATCGACTCTGTCCTGGACCGCCTGGACACCTACGGACTGGGCCGGCGGCAGTTCGTCAAACTGCTGGCCGGCAGCGCGGCCGCACTGACCGCGGCAGGGGCGTTGACCGCGGTCGGCCGTCGTGACGCCGCACGAGGAGACGCGGTCGCCTACACCGACGGCCAGTTCGCCTTGCTGAACTGGTCGGCCACCGGGGATTATCAGGTGCAGTGGGCCAAGGCCTTTCAAGACGCGGCGAGTCAGCTCGGCTACAAGAGCGTGGTTCTCGACGGAAAAAGTGACGCAGCCGTGCAGTCGAATCAGTTCAACCAACTGCTCACGCAGAAGACCACCGCCATTTTCGTCGGGCTCAACGACCCTGGCGCCTTACCCACGCTGGCCCATGACGCCAATGACGGGGGCGTGCTGTTCCAAGCGGCGTGGAACTCGCCCGCCTGGTACACGCCATGGCACAGCGACGCAGACGGGGACAAATACAACACGTTCCTGATGCCCGATGAGTACATCGCGGTCGGTAAGGCGGTTGACGTGCTCGCCCGCAAGATCGGCGAAGAGGGCACCATCGTGCGCGTCGGCGGTTACTATCCGTCGATCGACGGCTGCGAAGTCCAGCGTCGCCTCGCGGTCCACGACACTCTCAAGAAATACCCGAAGATTCGCTTCGCCGGCGAACTGCATGCCAAGTACGACGCCGATCTCTCGCAGCGGGCGGCCGCAACGCTGTTGGCGCGCTACCCCGACACCGTCGGCATCGTGGCCGTCAACGACGACGCGGCCACGGGCGTCGTCGCCGGTATCGAGGCCGCCGGCAAGGTGCCGGGCAAGGATGTATTCGTGGTGGGCGCCAACGGTTCCACCGCAGGGATAGACCGAATCGTCGCGGGCAAACAACTGGTCACGACGGGTAACGTGCCTGCGTATCCGTCGTTCTTCACCCTCGCCCAGTTTCATGACCGGTTGCGTGGCTGGAAACCTGAACCCGCCGAACGCTTTTACGGCTGGCACGCCGAAATCATCACCGCCGAGAACGTGCAGGCCTTCAAGTCCCGCTACGTCGACGGGCCCATCGCGCAGTCGTTCGACGTGAAGCTGTTGTCACGCACCGAGCACCCCGCAGACTTCGACCTACAGTTCGACGGCTATCCCGTTGAGGACCTCGAGTCCATCTGGCCAGGAGTGCCCAAGCCCAAGGGATTCCAGTATCCGGAGTCCTACCTGCAAGCCAGACGCAACGGCGATTTCGACCGGGTCCGGGCGCTCTACAACGCGCATTACCGCACTCCCGTACTGGGACCGTCGCCTTATCAGAAGGTCTGA
- a CDS encoding LLM class flavin-dependent oxidoreductase, producing the protein MSTSPAPPLRFSAFVMNTTSHILQGLWRQPDAGQTDFNSLDHWVHLAKVLERGRFDFIFFADVVGLYGDYGGSYEKYVQSGLQIPSNDPSVIASAIAFNTTDLGIAVTSSVIQEHPFNFARKISTLDHASHGRIAWNIVTSALANAARNFGYDGLEEHDERYRWADEYVDVTYKLWEGSWDDGALLQDRTRGLHGDFNKIHKIHHAGKRYRVEGPHLVAPSPQRTPVLFQAGSSLAGRDFAARNAEAQFIISPGPDAARDLIDDTRRRVVAAGRKPGDLKFFQGLHFVIGSTEQEARRKELDLDEAIDLDGMVAHLSGAVGVDFGGHDLDTPLGDIAETDGTRSIVQWVQESVRGREATVRDLGLLQGRNSRVVGTPESIADQLQRWRDAGVDGINVVNATIPGSYEEFVDHVIPELQRRGLAQREYAPGTVRAKLFGTDLINDRHPAAQYRGAFTTAATTSP; encoded by the coding sequence ATGTCGACCTCGCCCGCACCGCCTCTGCGTTTTTCCGCCTTCGTCATGAACACCACCTCGCATATCCTGCAGGGACTGTGGCGACAGCCCGATGCGGGCCAGACCGACTTCAATTCGTTGGATCACTGGGTACATCTGGCCAAGGTCCTCGAACGGGGCCGATTCGACTTCATATTCTTCGCCGACGTCGTGGGACTCTACGGTGACTACGGCGGGTCCTATGAGAAGTACGTGCAGAGCGGCCTGCAGATACCCAGTAACGATCCCAGCGTTATCGCGTCGGCCATCGCCTTCAACACCACCGATCTCGGAATCGCCGTCACCAGCTCGGTGATCCAAGAACACCCGTTCAACTTCGCGCGAAAAATCTCGACGCTCGATCACGCATCCCACGGGCGCATCGCCTGGAACATCGTCACCAGCGCCTTGGCCAATGCCGCCCGCAACTTCGGCTACGACGGACTCGAGGAACACGATGAACGCTACCGGTGGGCCGACGAATACGTCGACGTCACCTACAAGCTGTGGGAGGGGTCCTGGGACGACGGTGCGCTGTTGCAGGACCGCACCCGTGGTCTGCACGGCGACTTCAACAAGATCCACAAGATCCATCACGCCGGCAAGCGGTACCGGGTAGAAGGCCCGCACCTGGTGGCACCCTCGCCGCAACGAACACCGGTGCTGTTCCAGGCCGGATCATCCTTGGCCGGGCGTGATTTCGCTGCCCGCAACGCCGAAGCGCAGTTCATCATCAGTCCCGGTCCTGATGCGGCGCGTGACCTGATCGATGACACCCGACGCCGGGTGGTCGCCGCGGGGCGCAAACCCGGTGATCTGAAGTTCTTCCAAGGTTTGCATTTCGTGATAGGCAGCACCGAGCAGGAGGCCCGCCGCAAGGAGCTCGACCTCGATGAAGCGATCGACCTCGACGGCATGGTCGCCCACCTGTCAGGGGCCGTGGGCGTCGACTTCGGCGGCCACGACCTGGACACCCCGCTTGGTGACATCGCCGAGACCGACGGCACCCGCAGCATCGTGCAATGGGTACAGGAATCGGTGCGCGGTCGGGAGGCCACCGTGCGCGACCTCGGACTGTTGCAGGGACGCAACTCTCGTGTCGTCGGAACCCCGGAGAGTATCGCCGATCAACTGCAGCGCTGGCGTGATGCTGGGGTGGACGGGATCAACGTCGTCAATGCCACGATTCCGGGCAGCTACGAGGAGTTCGTCGATCACGTCATTCCGGAGCTGCAACGCCGCGGTCTGGCGCAGCGCGAGTATGCGCCGGGAACAGTGCGTGCCAAACTGTTCGGCACCGACCTGATCAACGATCGGCATCCTGCGGCGCAGTACCGCGGTGCATTCACCACCGCGGCGACCACCA
- a CDS encoding sugar ABC transporter ATP-binding protein, whose translation MTTQIRLEARGIVKTFGAHRALKGVDLTVGDGEVVGLIGENGAGKSTILNIVSGVLAHDAGSLWLDGKEIAPKTYQEANRLGIFRVFQDPNLIDSLAVYENVFFGWEHLFRTRSSGLDRRALRKAASDALLRAEVDGVDVSAPTGRLSPGQKQSLDIARVTALAELLDVQRPVVLFDEPTTALDSEHEDNFLRLLERLRGVAAVVFVSHRLPEIIESTDRVTVFKDGQSVADRPTAGVDENELHRLMVGRVRAENYYREHTQRSIEPQQPARLVVESVSGAGVLRDATLEVAPGEIVGLAGTEGSGKRVLGEIIAGVVPAATGRVLLNGKEVRGSIAGHVQAGIAYVPPDRSVKGLITSSSIVENIQLASLHDRLATRRVGLWAVGRARRLAQRYVDELGIVADSLDAPVSSLSGGNAQKVLIAKWLLREPDVLVLDEPTQGVDTGAREGIYDLLRRVAATGTSIILVSDDLPELIGLSNRVAVVTDGRLVTTVQAPADNKPDEHDLVALMLPGTNAVPTTIG comes from the coding sequence ATGACAACGCAAATACGGCTCGAGGCGCGCGGAATCGTCAAGACGTTCGGTGCCCACCGAGCTCTCAAAGGTGTCGACCTCACGGTCGGGGACGGCGAGGTGGTGGGCCTGATCGGCGAGAACGGCGCCGGGAAGAGCACCATCCTCAACATCGTGTCCGGAGTGTTGGCCCATGACGCGGGGTCGCTGTGGCTCGACGGCAAGGAGATTGCCCCCAAGACCTACCAGGAAGCCAACCGGCTCGGGATCTTCCGGGTGTTTCAGGATCCGAACCTGATCGATTCGCTGGCCGTCTACGAGAATGTGTTCTTCGGCTGGGAGCACCTGTTCCGCACCCGCAGCAGCGGATTGGACCGGCGTGCGCTGCGAAAGGCGGCTTCCGACGCATTGTTGCGGGCGGAGGTCGACGGGGTCGATGTATCCGCACCGACCGGCCGGCTGAGCCCGGGCCAGAAGCAGAGTCTCGACATCGCCAGGGTCACCGCGCTCGCAGAGCTGCTTGACGTGCAGCGGCCGGTGGTGCTCTTCGATGAGCCGACCACCGCGCTGGATTCCGAACATGAGGACAACTTCCTGCGACTGCTCGAGCGGTTGCGCGGGGTCGCGGCCGTGGTCTTCGTCTCCCACCGGTTACCGGAGATCATCGAATCAACCGATCGGGTCACGGTATTCAAGGACGGCCAGTCGGTGGCCGACCGCCCCACCGCAGGCGTCGACGAGAACGAGCTGCACCGGCTGATGGTCGGCAGGGTCCGCGCCGAGAACTACTACCGCGAACACACCCAGCGGTCGATCGAACCGCAGCAGCCGGCGCGGCTGGTCGTCGAATCGGTATCCGGAGCCGGCGTCCTGCGGGATGCAACGCTTGAGGTGGCGCCCGGCGAGATCGTCGGCCTGGCCGGCACTGAAGGTTCCGGCAAGCGGGTGTTGGGCGAGATCATTGCCGGCGTGGTGCCAGCCGCCACGGGACGAGTTCTCCTCAACGGCAAGGAAGTCCGCGGCAGCATCGCGGGTCACGTACAGGCCGGGATCGCCTATGTGCCACCGGACCGATCTGTGAAGGGCCTGATCACCTCGTCGTCGATCGTCGAGAACATCCAGTTGGCCTCCTTGCACGACCGGCTGGCCACTCGCCGAGTGGGACTATGGGCGGTGGGGCGGGCCAGAAGGCTGGCCCAGCGTTATGTCGACGAACTGGGCATCGTTGCCGACAGTCTCGACGCCCCGGTGTCGTCGTTGTCGGGAGGGAACGCACAGAAGGTGCTCATCGCCAAATGGCTGTTGCGCGAGCCGGATGTGCTGGTTCTCGACGAACCGACTCAAGGTGTGGATACCGGTGCGCGCGAAGGGATCTACGACCTGCTGCGCAGAGTCGCCGCCACCGGCACGTCGATCATCCTGGTCAGCGACGACCTACCGGAACTGATCGGCCTGTCCAATCGGGTCGCCGTGGTCACCGACGGGCGCCTGGTGACCACTGTGCAGGCACCCGCGGACAACAAGCCTGACGAACACGACCTGGTCGCGCTGATGCTGCCAGGCACGAACGCCGTCCCTACCACCATTGGATGA